In a single window of the Gossypium hirsutum isolate 1008001.06 chromosome A13, Gossypium_hirsutum_v2.1, whole genome shotgun sequence genome:
- the LOC107894864 gene encoding uncharacterized protein — MGSSCCDQMSPKQLDTKYSSSLRTPSFSSSSSSLPSSFGSSYYKNDSPLSPVTPVRYSGVPFSWERLPGIPKMLQSHKKKDSIKLLPLPPPTSKEASFNRKKSSSSTSTSTAVAESFRKDPFFTALVECSKDDEDDDERSSSKFRSGAKITRSISDRFGFINLYTCCKRTCAVSESIVYLPRRSSRTGTAKYGLINRRSR, encoded by the coding sequence ATGGGTTCTTCATGCTGTGACCAAATGTCACCCAAACAACTTGACACCAAATACTCTTCCTCCCTGCGAACACCTTCCTTTTCTTCATCGTCGTCATCGTTGCCATCTTCATTTGGATCTTCGTATTATAAAAACGATTCCCCTCTCAGTCCGGTGACTCCGGTCCGATATTCAGGAGTACCATTTTCATGGGAACGTTTACCAGGGATCCCTAAGATGCTACAAAGCCACAAGAAGAAAGATTCCATCAAGTTGCTGCCATTGCCACCACCAACCTCCAAGGAAGCTTCATTCAACCGAAAGAAATCTTCCTCTTCCACTTCCACTTCCACCGCCGTCGCGGAGAGTTTCCGAAAGGACCCATTTTTCACAGCGTTGGTGGAATGTTCCaaggatgatgaagatgatgatgaacgATCATCAAGCAAATTCAGGAGTGGAGCTAAGATTACAAGGAGTATCAGTGACAGGTTCGGGTTCATTAATCTTTACACTTGTTGTAAAAGAACATGTGCAGTTTCAGAATCAATAGTCTATCTTCCAAGGCGTAGCAGCAGAACAGGAACAGCTAAGTATGGCCTAATCAATCGTCGCTCTCGTTAA